The Pyrenophora tritici-repentis strain M4 chromosome 2, whole genome shotgun sequence genome window below encodes:
- a CDS encoding Dimer-Tnp-hAT domain containing protein has protein sequence MSSISEFTEVANILNPEHDSQPLSTSQNLVTSEPTNSTKSRPQRSWIWQHAVKPPPGQHKIYNNKGAAVWRCSRCKPTVEYVITGGTRIIMDHLSRIHQLTEILPLKDAKRKRADNDIQASIARIKEVGERIRSQRLTNASESEIDPLITRELFVNWLAADSLPFSLCKSRAFRTFLQYISPATNDLLPESDTTIRQDMLSCYMQLKSETKQRLQSALSPIHITYDLWTSSNRLGLMGVVAYFVDEDGVLRNLTIALREIEGSHSGENMAKILWDVLSEYQILTKLGYFTMDNASNNDAMLLALECRLQEEGIEWDSTNHRLRCNGHIIQLAVGAFLFGRHPNLSDSDDLTREDIAQWRQLGPLGKLHNIVVWVQRSPQRMQAFKKDSGGKAPKRDNNTRWNSWFEMLDWSLKPELHLAIEKVSFSEKDLYNDRLTDAEWAVLAKIRDFLQPFKDTTMATQGRTATLEHVLPSMDFLLQHFEDAKTTAIEDNDPIMVACIETGWAKLNHYYNLTDRSPVYIAAIVLNPKWKFEYFTGIWTPGWVEDAKQQLRGFWQEHYQSKGVSTETVTTAITPTPRNAYQAWINSKLAPVDCVDEYSRYLTDPTLPHIVDALPWWVQQRGQYPALGTMAIDILSIPGMSDEPERVFSGARRTTTDFRGSLKASSIEMLECIKSWRGSS, from the coding sequence ATGTCTAGCATTAGCGAATTCACCGAAGTTGCTAATATTTTGAACCCTGAACATGACTCCCAACCACTGTCCACATCGCAAAATCTAGTCACATCGGAACCTACCAATTCAACAAAATCCCGTCCGCAACGATCGTGGATCTGGCAACACGCAGTAAAGCCACCACCAGGGCAACATAAAATCTACAATAATAAAGGAGCCGCCGTGTGGAGATGTTCTCGCTGCAAGCCTACAGTAGAATATGTCATTACTGGCGGCACGAGGATTATTATGGACCATCTTTCCAGGATTCATCAACTCACCGAAATATTACCGCTAAAAGATGCAAAACGAAAGAGGGCCGATAACGACATACAAGCTTCTATTGCACGCATAAAAGAAGTTGGCGAACGCATCAGATCGCAGCGACTCACTAATGCTTCCGAATCAGAAATCGACCCATTGATTACTCGAGAGCTTTTTGTCAACTGGCTCGCGGCAGACAGCCTTCCCTTTTCATTATGCAAATCAAGAGCTTTCCGAACCTTTCTGCAGTATATCAGCCCTGCTACCAACGATCTCTTACCGGAATCCGATACCACAATACGTCAAGACATGCTTAGCTGTTATATGCAATTAAAATCGGAAACTAAACAGCGCCTTCAAAGTGCTCTGTCACCCATTCACATCACTTATGACCTCTGGACGTCAAGCAACAGACTCGGTCTGATGGGCGTCGTAGCATACTTCGTTGATGAAGATGGGGTTCTCCGTAATCTCACGATCGCTCTTCGAGAGATAGAAGGCTCTCATTCAGGTGAAAATATGGCTAAGATCCTTTGGGATGTTCTGTCAGAATATCAGATCCTGACCAAGCTGGGGTACTTCACTATGGACAATGCAAGTAACAACGATGCCATGTTATTAGCACTCGAATGCCGActtcaagaagaaggaaTAGAATGGGATTCGACTAATCACAGGCTTCGGTGTAACGGCCATATCATCCAGCTAGCCGTAGGAGCCTTTCTGTTTGGACGTCATCCAAATCTCTCAGATAGCGATGATCTTACCCGCGAGGACATTGCTCAATGGCGCCAATTGGGTCCTCTTGGAAAATTGCACAATATCGTTGTTTGGGTCCAACGCAGTCCTCAGCGAATGCAGGCTTTCAAGAAAGACAGTGGTGGCAAAGCTCCGAAACGTGACAACAACACACGttggaactcatggtttgAGATGCTAGATTGGTCCCTTAAGCCTGAGCTTCACCTTGCTATCGAGAAAGTTAGCTTCTCGGAGAAAGACCTCTACAATGATCGATTGACCGATGCCGAGTGGGCTGTTCTGGCCAAGATAAGAGATTTCTTGCAACCGTTCAAGGATACGACGATGGCTACGCAAGGCCGCACAGCAACCCTGGAACACGTGCTTCCTTCGATGGACTTTCTTCTACAACACTTCGAAGACGCCAAGACCACCGCAATTGAGGATAACGATCCTATCATGGTAGCTTGTATCGAGACGGGCTGGGCCAAGCTTAATCACTACTACAACCTTACGGATCGAAGTCCTGTATACATTGCCGCTATTGTCCTCAATCCAAAGTGGAAATTCGAGTACTTCACGGGCATATGGACTCCAGGGTGGGTAGAAGATGCAAAACAGCAGTTGCGTGGGTTCTGGCAAGAGCATTACCAATCGAAAGGAGTATCAACCGAGACGGTCACTACGGCCATTACACCAACTCCAAGGAATGCGTACCAGGCTTGGATTAATTCCAAATTAGCCCCCGTGGACTGCGTCGATGAATACTCCCGATACCTTACTGACCCAACTTTGCCACATATTGTCGATGCCTTGCCGTGGTGGGTGCAACAACGAGGTCAATATCCAGCCCTAGGAACAATGGCTATTGATATTCTATCAATTCCGGGAATGTCCGACGAGCCTGAGCGTGTGTTTAGCGGGGCAAGACGAACAACCACTGATTTCCGGGGATCTTTAAAGGCGTCTTCGATTGAAATGCTGGAATGTATCAAGTCATGGAGGGGGTCAAGTTAG